One window of the Solanum stenotomum isolate F172 chromosome 11, ASM1918654v1, whole genome shotgun sequence genome contains the following:
- the LOC125844385 gene encoding vetispiradiene synthase 3-like produces MALPIVEEEKIIRPVANFSPSLWGDRFLSFSIDNRVAQKYAQEIEALKEETRSMLLAITGRKLVEKLNFIDVIERLGIAYHYEKEIDEILYRIYNENSKFEGDEYNDLCICALQFRLLRQHGYNISLKIFNKFQDGNGKFKESRDSDDDDVLGLLSLYEASHVRTHGEDFLEDALVFSTTHLESATPHLNSPLKEQVTHALEQSLHKGIPRVETRFFISSIYEKDESKNDALLRFAKLDFNLLQMLHKQEIAEVSRWWKELDFVTTLPYARDRVVECYFWALGVYFEPQYSQARVMLAKTISIISIVDDTFDSYGIVKELNTYTDAIQRWDISEIDRLPDYMKISYKALLDLYKDYENELSNDGRSHVVYHAKERMKEIVRNYNVEAKWFIEGYMPPLSEYLSNALATSTYYLLTTTSYLGMKSATEHDFEWLSRNPKILKANATLCRVIDDIATYEVEKSRGQIATGIECYRRDYGVSTEEAMIKFREMAEIAWKDVNEGILRPNHVSMEFLTRILNLVRLIDVTYKHNEDGYTHPEKVLKPHIVALLVDSIKV; encoded by the exons ATGGCCTTACCTAtagttgaagaagagaagataaTTCGCCCCGTGGCCAACTTCTCTCCAAGTCTATGGGGTGATCGTTTCCTTTCCTTCTCCATTGACAATCGC GTTGCACAAAAGTATGCTCAAGAGATTGAAGCATTGAAGGAAGAAACAAGGAGTATGTTGTTAGCTATTACTGGAAGGAAATTGGTtgagaaattgaattttattgatGTTATTGAACGTCTTGGCATCGCGTACCACTATGAGAAAGAAATCGATGAGATTTTGTATCGAATTTAcaatgaaaattcaaaatttgaggGTGATGAGTATAATGATTTATGCATTTGTGCTCTTCAATTTCGATTGCTAAGGCAACATGGTTACAATATCTCTCTTA aaattttcaacaaatttcAAGATGGGAATGGAAAATTCAAGGAGTCGCGTGAtagtgatgatgatgatgttttAGGATTATTGAGTTTATACGAAGCTTCACATGTAAGGACACATGGTGAAGATTTCTTAGAAGATGCACTTGTTTTCTCCACTACTCATCTTGAATCCGCGACTCCACATTTGAACTCTCCTCTTAAAGAGCAAGTAACACATGCCCTTGAGCAATCTTTGCATAAGGGCATTCCTCGAGTAGAGACTCGATTCTTCATATCCTCAATCTATGAGAAGGATGAATCAAAGAACGATGCGTTACTTAGATTTGCCAAATTGGATTTCAACTTGCTCCAAATGCTTCACAAACAAGAAATTGCTGAAGTATCAAGGTGGTGGAAGGAATTGGATTTTGTGACAACGCTTCCATATGCTAGAGACAGAGTAGTTGAATGTTATTTTTGGGCATTAGGAGTGTATTTTGAGCCTCAATATTCTCAAGCTCGCGTCATGCTTGCTAAGACCATATCCATCATTTCTATTGTTGACGATACCTTTGATTCTTATGGTATAGTTAAAGAACTTAACACATACACAGACGCCATACAAAG ATGGGATATAAGTGAAATTGATCGTCTTCCTGATTACATGAAAATCAGTTATAAAGCTCTTCTTGATCTTTACAAAGATTATGAAAATGAATTGTCTAACGATGGAAGATCTCATGTTGTCTATCATGCAAAAGAAAGA ATGAAAGAAATAGTGAGGAACTATAACGTCGAGGCTAAATGGTTTATTGAAGGATATATGCCTCCTCTTTCTGAGTATCTAAGCAATGCTTTAGCAACTAGTACTTATTACTTGCTCACAACAACATCATATTTGGGCATGAAATCTGCTACTGAGCATGATTTCGAATGGTTGTCAAGGAACCCTAAAATTCTTAAAGCTAATGCAACATTATGTCGCGTTATTGATGACATAGCCACATACGAG GTTGAGAAAAGTAGGGGACAAATTGCAACAGGAATTGAGTGTTACAGGAGAGATTATGGTGTATCAACTGAAGAAGCAATGATTAAATTTCGCGAAATGGCTGAGATAGCATGGAAGGATGTTAACGAAGGAATTCTTAGGCCGAATCATGTATCCATGGAGTTTTTAACGCGTATTCTCAATCTTGTTCGTCTAATTGACGTTACATACAAGCACAATGAAGATGGATACACACATCCGGAGAAGGTCTTAAAACCTCACATTGTTGCCCTACTTGTGGACTCCATCAAAGTTTGA
- the LOC125844723 gene encoding cytochrome P450 71D7-like, with product MQIFSLVYIFLFLSFLFLLRKWKNSNSQTTKKLPPGPWKLPLIGSMHHIVGGYPHHVLRDLAKKYGPLMHLQLGEVCVVVVTSSEMAKQVLKTHDLAFASRPKLLVTDIITYDSRDIAFSPYGDYWRQMRKICVMELLNAKNVRSFSSIRHDEVVHLIDSIRSSSSSGEPVNFTERMIWFASSMICRSAFGQLLKDQDIFIKLIREVLRLADQGFDMADIFPSYKFLHGLGGVKKKILDVHCKVDSIVEDVINEHKKNFANHKTSDDALGGGEDLIDVLLRLMKDKSLQFPINNHNIKAIIIDMFTGGTETTSTTTIWAMAEMMKNPSIFAKAQEEVRESFRDKVKFDKYDVEELKYLKLVVKETLRLHPPIPLSVPRECREETDINGYTIPVKTKVLINVWALGRDPKYWDDAESFKPERFDQCSVDFSGNSFEFLPFGSGRRVCPGISFGLANIYLPLAQSLYHFDWKLPTGMEPRDLDLTESDGITASRKNDLYLIATPYQ from the exons ATGCAAATCTTTAGTCTAGTttacattttcctttttctatctTTCCTCTTTTTGCTAAGAAAATGGAAAAACTCCAATAGCCAAACAACTAAAAAATTACCTCCAGGTCCATGGAAACTTCCTTTAATAGGAAGCATGCATCACATTGTTGGTGGATATCCACATCATGTCCTTAgagatttggcaaaaaaatATGGTCCTCTAATGCACCTTCAACTTGGTGAAgtttgtgttgttgttgttacttcTTCTGAGATGGCTAAACAAGTACTAAAAACTCATGACCTCGCTTTTGCATCTAGGCCTAAACTCTTGGTCACGGATATTATCACTTATGATAGTCGTGACATCGCCTTTAGCCCTTATG GTGACTACTGGAGACAAATGCGTAAAATTTGTGTCATGGAACTGTTGAATGCAAAGAATGTCCGGTCATTCAGTTCGATTAGACATGATGAGGTTGTTCATCTTATCGACTCTATACgatcatcttcatcttctggaGAGCCAGTTAATTTTACAGAAAGGATGATTTGGTTTGCAAGCTCCATGATATGTAGATCAGCATTTGGTCAATTACTAAAAGATCAAGACatatttataaaactaattagaGAAGTGTTAAGATTAGCAGATCAAGGCTTTGATATGGCTGACATTTTCCCTTCCTACAAGTTTCTTCATGGTCTTGGTGGagtgaagaaaaaaattctagATGTACACTGTAAAGTAGATTCAATTGTTGAGGATGTCATCAATGAGCACAAGAAGAATTTTGCAAATCACAAGACTAGTGATGATGCATTGGGAGGTGGTGAAGACCTAATTGATGTCCTACTAAGACTTATGAAGGATAAAAGTCTTCAATTTCCCATCAACAACCACAATATCAAAGCTATTATTATT GACATGTTTACTGGTGGAACGGAAactacatcaacaacaactataTGGGCTATGGCTGAAATGATGAAAAATCCAAGTATATTCGCCAAAGCTCAAGAAGAAGTGCGAGAATCCTTTAGAGATAAAgtaaagtttgataaatatgATGTCGAGGAGTTGAAATACCTAAAGTTAGTCGTTAAAGAAACTCTAAGACTCCATCCACCAATTCCACTTTCGGTCCCAAGAGAATGTAGGGAAGAGACGGACATAAACGGCTACACTATTCCTGTGAAGACTAaagttttgattaatgtttGGGCATTGGGAAGAGATCCAAAATATTGGGATGACGCTGAAAGCTTTAAGCCAGAGAGATTTGACCAGTGCTCTGTGGACTTTAGTGGTAATAGTTTTGAATTTCTTCCCTTTGGTAGTGGGAGGAGGGTTTGTCCTGGGATATCATTTGGTTTAGCTAATATTTATTTGCCATTGGCTCAATCGCTTTATCACTTCGATTGGAAACTCCCTACTGGAATGGAGCCAAGAGACTTGGACTTGACTGAATCGGATGGAATAACTGCCAGTAGAAAAAATGACCTTTACTTGATTGCGACTCCTTATCAATAA